DNA sequence from the Chryseobacterium turcicum genome:
ATCGATTCCAAGAATTGTAGCGCCTTTCCGTTTTAATTCTTCGAGTGCTTTTGTACCGAGAACCAATATTAAACTGGGGTACGAGTTTCAAAACCGTACAACATTATATTCTTTAAATACATTGAATGCTACATTTGGGTATCAATGGAAAGAAAATGTAAGGAAAGAGCATGAATTGAATATCATTGATGTTTCTTTGATTCGTCCGGCAGACATTACTGAAAAATTTGAAACTAAATCTAAAGGTAACCCTTACCTTCAAAGAATAACTGACAAGCAACTTATTTTCGGTCCCACTTATTCTTACACCTACTCTACCACAATGCTTCCGAAAAAAAATACTTTCTATTATAAAGGAATGCTCGATTTAGCAGGAAATATTACAGGCCTAGTAACTGGAGCCAATGTAAGAGAAGGAAAAGAGAAAACAATATTTGGAGTTCCTTTTAGTCAATATGCCAAAATTGAAAATGATGTAAGATTCTACCGTAAGTTTAGTGAGAAAACATCTTTCGCATCGAGATTTATTGCAGGAGTTGCCATTCCGTATGGAAATTCAGAACATATCCCTTTCTCACGACAGTTTTTTGTAGGAGGAAGTAATAGTATCAGGGCATTCCGTGCAAGAACTTTGGGACCTGGGAGCTACGACCCCCGAACTCCCGATACAAACAGAGCGCTTTTTGACCAGGCGGGTGACATAAAATTAGAATTAAATGCTGAATACAGAGCCAATCTTTATAAATTCTTAAATGTTGCTGCATTTGTAGATGCCGGAAACATCTGGTTGATGAATGATGATATCAATGATGAAGGAGTCAATACAAGACCTGGAGGAAAATTTTCTAAAGATTTTTTAACCGAAATTGCTGTAGGAGCCGGAGTTGGTTTACGACTTGACTTTTCAATTTTAGTTTTAAGATTAGATTTGGCAATGCCTTTAAGAGTTCCTTATTATGAAAAAGGTGACCGATGGACTTTTGACAGAATTAATTTTGGAGATTCCAGCTGGAGAAGAGATAATCTAATACTGAATATTGCCATTGGATATCCATTTTAAATGGTTTCTGACAATTGGAGAATAGCTTTTGGCTTTTTAACTAATTAATTTTTAGACTTTGGTTTAAAACTTGAATGATTCAATAGGAACGGTCTTCAGCCCGTTTTTGTTGAGTACAAATCAAATTGGCTTTAGCCAAAACGTACTTTCAAATTTTAAACTCTCAAAACACCAAATTATGCTTAAAGAAATCAAATTTTTCTGGGAAACCGTGAAAGCGACCTTTACAGAATGGAATAATTCATCAGCTTCTAACGATTCAGCGAGTCTGGCTTATTATGCGATTTTCTCTATTCCTGGTTTGTTAATCATCATTATTTGGATTGCAGGGTATTTCTTTGGGGAAGAAGCCATTCGCGGGCAAATCAGTACTCAAATCAGCGGATTGATGGGTCAGGATGTTGCCAAAAGCATTCAGGATATGATTGCCGGTGCACTCATTGATAAAGAAAATATTTTCATGAAAATTGTGGGTGTCGGCTCATTGGTTTATGGTTCTACTACTCTATTTTTTCAGTTACAGAAATCTTTGAATAATCTTTGGGATGTAGAAGCTGCCCCTAAAAAAGCTTTAGTAAAATTTCTTTTAGACCGTGCCAATTCATTAGGGATGATTTTGATTTTAGGATTTCTGCTCATGATTACCATGGTTTTATCATCCTTAATTGGACTCTTTAATAATTTTATCACCACCTATTTTGGTCTTGAAACTTATATCATTGTAGAAATTATTAATTTCACGGTAGGATTTTTAGTGATTGTTGTGCTTTTTGCCTTAATGTTTAAAGTACTTCCTGATGTAGAAATCAGCTGGAAATCAGTATGGAAAGGGGCATTATTAACCGCTGTCCTGTTTACTTTAGGTAAATTTTTACTGAGTCTTTATTTTGGACAGTTTAAACCTACCTCAGCATTTGGAACTGCCGGTACCGTTATTTTAATTATGATGTGGATTAATTATTCGTGTATGTTGATTTTCTTCGGTGCCGAATTTACAAAAGTCTACACTTATCGAAAAGGCTATAAAATTGTCCCTTCAAAACACGCAAAATGGAGCAGTGCAAAACTGTATAGAGACAGCCAAAATGAGACTCGTATTTCTAATCAGAAAAATGAAACGCCTAAATTTAGTAATTCAGACGTTTAAATTAACAAAATGAGATGTCTTATTTTAAAAGATAAGACGTCTCAGTTTTTAACTATAAAAGCTTTTAAGATTTTGAACCTTGATAAGGTTAATAAACTTAATGAATGTCCGTTTTAATCATAACATCCGATATCAACAGGCACTTTGTCATTCTGAAAGAATCTCAACATATTAAATATAAAGCATCTTAGATTCCTACGGAAAGACAAATAAGGCGTTAAAAATTAAGTTATTATTAATTGTAAATATTTGTTAAACTTATAAAAAAATCCTCCCGAAAGTCTCAGGAGGATTAGTTTTTACATTCTGTTTACAGTACCTATTCCCAGTAAGCTTAATGATTTTTTTATCGTTTTTGCCGTGAGATCTGATAAATTCAAACGGAATTGTTTTAAATTCTCATCCTCAGTTTTTAATATCGGATTACTTTGATAAAATGAATTATATGATTTAACCAAATCATAAAGATAATTCGCAACCAAAGCCGGACTTAAAACTTCAGCCGCTTTTTCAACAATACCTTTATAATTTGCCAACTGCATTATCAATTCTTTTTCAGACTGATTCAGTTCAATATCATTAATTTCTTTATATTCAAAATTTGCTTTAGCCAATAAAGACTGAATACGTGCAAAAGTGTACTGAATGAAAGGCCCCGTATTTCCATTAAAATCAATACTCTCTTCAGGATTGAAAAGCATTTTTTTCTTAGGATCAACTTTCAACATGAAATACTTCAAGGCTCCGATTCCTACGTTTTCGTAGTTTTCATTCTTTTCCTCTTCAGTAAAGTTTTCTAATTTCCCTAGTTCTTCAGATTTAGATTTAGCAATATCAAACATATCCTGCATCAAATCATCCGCATCTACTACAGTTCCTTCACGGGATTTCATTTTTCCGTTTGGAAGTTCTACCATCCCGTAAGATAAGTGATACAGCTGATTTGCCCATTCATAACCTAATTTTCCTAAGATTTTAAATAAAACCTGGAAGTGATAATCCTGCTCGTTTCCTACCGTATAAATAAGTTTCTGAATATTGTTTTCTTTAAAACGCTCTACCGCTGTACCCAAATCCTGAGTCATATAGACAGAAGTACCGTCTGAACGAAGTAATAATTTCTCATCTAAACCGTCTTCAGTTAAATCGCACCAAACCGAACCGTCTTCTTTCTTGTACAGTACTCCTTTATCCAAACCTTCCTGAATAAGGTCTTTCCCTAAAATGTACGTATTGCTCTCGTATTGAATCTGGTCAAAACTTACCCCAAGTCTGCTGTAAGTTTGATTAAACCCTTCATACACCCACGAGTTCATTTCAGCCCAAAGACTTCTTACTTTTTCGTCTCCATTTTCCCAATCTAAAAGCATTTGCTGAGCTTCTTTCATTAAAGGAGCCTCTTTTTTAGCTTGATCTTCAGAAAGTCCCTGCTCTATCAAAGCAGCAATTTCTTTTTTATACTCTTGGTCAAATTTTACGTAATAATTCCCTACAAACTTATCGCCTTTAATATGATGAGTTGCCGGAGTTTCTCCATTACCAAATTTCTCCCAAGCCAACATCGACTTACAGATATGAATTCCTCTATCGTTGATAATCTGAGCTTTTAATACATCATATCCGGCTTCCTCAAGAATCTGTGCTACAGAAAAACCTAATAAATTATTTCTGATATGCCCTAAGTGAAGTGGTTTGTTGGTATTCGGTGAAGAATACTCTACCATCACAGTTGCATTTTTCTTTTCTATTGTTGAAAAACCTTCAGTAACAGAGGTAAACTGGTCTACAAAAAACTGGTTCTGAACTTTTACATTTAAAAATCCTTTTACCACATTGAAGCTTTCAAGCAATTCGGTTTGAGTCGTTAAAGCTTCACCCAGTTCTACACCAATGCTTTCAGGGTTTTTCTTCAATTGTTTTACCAAAGGAAAAGTAACGATGGTAAAATCTCCCTCAAATTCAGTTTTATTCTCCTGAATTTCAAGGTTGATATCTTTCAACTGATAGACATTAAGAATAACGTCTGCCAATTTTTGTTCTAATATATCTTTAATATTCATTGTTCTAATTTGAAATGCAAATATACGGAAATAAAAAAACCGCACTAAGGCGGTTTTAATATGAATGTTAAAAGAATGTTGAATATTAATTAATGTCCCAAATAAGTTTAGTATTCATTTTATCTCCTCCAATTGCACTGGCTGCAGCTTGATAATTAGTTGTATTTAATGTTTGAACGGAAGTAGGATAAAATAATCTCGTCGGCAAATCTGTTAACCCGGCAATAAGTGATGTAAATGTATATGTAGTTTGACCACCTGTCGTAGCAACGTTCAAATTAGCAGTTTGTCCTGGTAGCAATAATGTATTTGGATAACCTGTTCTTCTATATTCTGCCCATGCTTCGTAAGGTTGCATAAACAATGCAATATATTTTTGTGTCAATACGTTTTGCTGAGAAGCAGGAGGTAAATTGTTAATATATGCGGTAATATCTACTACTGGAACGCCCCATCTTTCCATTGAAGCCCTCACCCCGTTGGTATAATTAGCTTGAGACCAACCATTTGCTTCTGCTAACAAAAACTGAACTTCAGAATATTCCATTAAGATTTCTGTGTAGGCAGGCTTTAAAATATTGGTACTGAAAAAATTAGCAGAGGCAGTTTGACTTGCAGTTAATGAACTAGGAATTCCATAAGGCATGCCATTGTAATCTGCAGGATTTGTCGATTCGGTAACTGCATTGTTTAGAATCATTGTCTGAGTAGCACCAACCGGACTTGCATACTTAAATAATCTTTTGTCTAACCCAAAATTTCCCGTAGTTCCCTTTAATAAATTTATAAATGTTTTGGAAATTGCAAAATCTGATCTTTCACGAAAATCATTAAATAAAGGAGAAGGATTTACCAAATTATTCTCATAAGTTAATCCCACATTATCTGCATTTGAAGTCATTACTCCAGATGCAATAGCTTCATTAATATGAGTTTGAGCACTTGGAATAACTCCCTTTACTCTCGTTGCTACACGTAATCTTAAAGAATTAGCAAACTTTTTAAGCTTTTCTCCCGATCCAAATAATGCATCACCTTGAGTAAAAACAACTTCGTTTGTATCAATCATTTCAGAAGCTTCTTTCAACTCTTTTAAAATATCTGTATATACTTTTTTCTGGCTTGCAAATTTCGGTTGCAAGGTAACATCAATATTGAGAGCCTGAAAATCAGCATCCTGATTACCGAATGAGTAATAGGGAATATCGCCGAAAGAATCTGCCAAAGTAAGGAAAACGTAAGAAAGCATGATTCTTGAAGCTGCAATTTGATTTTCATTTGGACCATAAGTAACCATCTGAACTTTTGTTGCAGGGTTTGTATTCAAATCTATTATTTGCTTATAATCCTGTGCTACACGGTAAGAAAAACTCCATAATGATACTCCGGTAGAAAGCCTGTATTGATAACGGTCTTCTTCAGTATATCCTGTCTGAGCAGAATATTGTACCCAAGGCAATACAATTCTCCCAGATTGCCATTCGTCTCTGGTATTATCCATCAGTTCTTTATTAGCACTGTTGAAAATACCATATGTAAGAGGTTTATCTGTAGAATTGGGGTTAATATCTATTTCATCAAACTTGTCTGAGCAACTATTGGAAATCATTGAAAAAGCTGCGACCGATAATATTATAGCTATTTTTTTCATTTTTAATTAAAATTTAAAGTTAACATTGAATCCAAAAGTTCTTGTTGATGGTAAAGAACCACCTTCCATACCCTGAATATTTCCAGATCCGTAAGAAGTATTTTCAGGATCTATACCCTTATTTGCCAAATTCCATGCAAATACATTTCTTGCAAATGCAGAAATTCTGATTCCTTCAAATACATTTCCTATAAGTGATTTTGGCAACTCATATCCGATTGTTACATCTCTTAACTTTATATAACTTGCATCAAAAACGTTTTGAGCATCTACGGTATTGTAATAAGTACTACCCCAAGTTTGAGCATCAAGAAGAATATCATTTTGGGTACCGTCTTCTTTCACACCAGCAAGTACGATCCCTGCTTCTCTGTTTCCACCAAGAGCAGATTCTTCAAGCATTCCCGAGTACATTCCCCACATATGAGTGGTAGAAAAATATTTCCCACCTTGCTGAATATCAATCAAGAATGATAAGCTTAGTGATTTATATTTTAGGGTGTTTCTGAATCCCATATTATATTCGGGAAGAATTGATCCTAGAGATTTTAAATCTGAAGCTTTATAGAAACCATTTTCATCAACAACTTTATTGCCATTTCCATCATAAACGAAATCGGTTCCTAAAATTGTACCATAAGCCTGTCCGACCTGTGCCACTAATTGTGCTCTAAATGGAGCATTCGTAAGAACATAATTTTGTAAATCACCGTACAAATTAACTAACCTGTTTCTGTTTCTGGCAAAATTCCAGGTAACGTTCCACGAAAAGTTTTCATTTCTTATTGGTACTACATTCACCATTGCTTCAATACCTTTATTGGTCATCTCACCCGCATTAATTCTTTTAAATAAATAACCTGTCGCAGGATCTATAGGTAGTGCAATAATTAAATCTTTAGATTTTGTATCGTAATATGTGAAATCTAAACTCACTCTATTTTTAAATAAGCTAGCTTCAATACCAATTTCTTGAGTAACCTTCAATTCCGGTTTAATATTTGGGTCATTGGATGTATTTGGATTTGAATATTGTGGTGAACCATTAAACGGAAGTCCTATTTCTGTATAAGTCAGCCTGTTGTAAGGATCTGTTCCTAAAGCAATATTAGACCACCCCGCTCTAATTTTACCAAAAGATAACCAATCAGCATTTAATACTTTTGAAAATACAAAACTACCCGTTACTGATGGATAAAACTGATCATCGTTCAACATTGAAAACCAGTCATTTCTTCCTGTTCCCTCTACGAACAACATATCTTTATATCCTAAAGAGACCGATCCAAAAACACTTTTGACAGATGAATGAGAATCATAATTTGTTGCCAAAGAATTCTCTATTCCATTATTTAAATTATAAAGACCCGGAATAATTAATCCACCTACAGTTGTACCACGAAGCCAACTCATTTTATTATCTCTAATATTAAATCCAGCAAAAGCATTTAAGCTGAAATCACCAAAATTATTATTGTAGTGTGCTCTACCTTCATAATTGAACTCAGAAACATTTCTTTTTTCAAGTGTATAATTTGAAATTGCTTGAGATCCAACTGCAACCCTTGAGCTGATATTTTGTGAGTACAAATCTGCATATACTTTACCCGTAATATAAAAATGCTTATCTATGTTGTACGTCAAACCTGCATTACCGAAAAATCGATTTCTGCTATCAGCAGAAGTATTTTCGAAAATTGTCCAATAAGGGTTATCCGAATATTTAGGAGCGGCATTATCCCAAGAAGTTCTATTCCAGGTTCTTTGGCTTCCGTCTGCTAATTTATAATCCATTAATTTTACAAAATCTAAATTTCGCTGTCCGAATTGATAAAATTTTTGAGCTACTGAATTATCTCCATATCCAACCTCAGGTCTATTAAAACCTTCAGTATGTACATAATTTAATACAGCATCTGCTTTCAATTTTTCAGAAAGTTTAGAATTTAAATTGATGCTGAAATTATCTTTTTTAATTTTTGATGTGGGAACAATACCATTGATATTAGTATTTGTATAAGATAAACGCACATTGGTATCACCAAAAGATTTTGCAACCGATAAATTATTGGTATAGGCGACACCTGTTTTAAAGAAAGAATCTACATCGTTTTTCGGTGCAATAAATGGAACGGGCTTTAAGTAATCAGCGGAAAATTCAGGATCAAACGCATACCAAGGAAGATACATAAGATTGGGATCATATTTTGGTCCCCAAGAAGCATCTGTCTGATATTCCTGAATATTATACGTTGTTCCATTAATTGATTGAGTAGGAAGAGTAAACTGAGATCCACCTCCATATTGATTTTGTAATTTTGGTCTGATATAGATTTCTTCAAACGCAACACCTGTATTGAACTGAACATCAGTTTTACCTTTTTTAGCTGATTTTGTTGTGTATAAAATAGCTCCATTTCCTGCTCTAGATCCATAAAGTGCCGCTGCAGGACCACCCTTTAATACAGTTACACTTTCAATATCATCAGGATTAATGTCAAAGGAAGCGTCTCCATAATCTCTACCACCTGCTCCTCTCTGTGTATCTACATCGTTTACGTTTGAATTATCCAAAGGAACACCATCAACAATAATTAATGGTCTGTTTTCTCCAGTAATAGAGCTGATTCCACGCATTGTAATTCTAGTAGAACCTCCCATCGTACTGGGAGCAGTAACTTGAACTCCGGCAACATTTCCTGATAAGGCACTTACCGCATTCGTTTGTCCTGCATCAGAAATTACATCACCTTTGATTTCTTGAGAAGCATATCCTAAAGCTTTTTTTTCTCTCTTAATTCCTAGTGCAGTAACAACTACACCTTCGATTTCTTGTGTTTTTAGGGAATCTCCCGGCTTTATTTGCGCTTGTGCAACCACAAAAGACGAGGAAAGTACTAAAATTAGCACCCCTGCGGTTAATTTCTTCATATTAATATTAATTTTGCGTTAACAAAGTTGTAAAAACTTCTCTTATAAAACTGTTAAAATTTCAAAAAATTATTATTTTTAACATAATAATCAAGCTTTTAATGCATTTTTACAACTCTCAAATGTTAATATTTATGGATTTACTAAAAAAATGGTCAAAAGATTATATCGAAGCAGGTTGCGATGAGGTAGGAAGAGGTTGTTTGTGCGGGCCGGTAGTTGCAGCAGCAGTAATTTTAGATGAAAATTTTGAGCAAAACCTCATCAATGATTCAAAGAAATTGAGCTTTAAAACCCGAATGGATTTGGATAGTTATATTAAAGATAATGTGAAAAGTTTTGCCATTGCTGAGCTTCCGCCCTCTTTTATAGATGAGCACAATATACTGAATGCCAGCATTCATGCCATGCACAATGCTTTAGATAAACTTGCTATAAGACCTGAATTTATATTGGTAGATGGAAATAAATTTCATCCTTATAATTTTATTCCGCATCAATGCGTAATTAAAGGAGATTCTAAATTTTTGTCAATTGCAGCGGCTTCTATTTTAGCCAAGAATTATAGAGATAAATTGATGATTGAGCTTCATGAAGAACACCCCGAGTATGGATGGAATACCAACTTTGGTTATGCCACAAAAAAGCACCAGGAAGCCCTGATAAAGCATGGTATAACGAAACATCACCGTTTGTCTTTCCGATTAAAATATGACTAAAATATTTCACTAGTGAATTATCATTAAAGAAATAAGTCAAATCTTAATTTAAATTATTTCTAAATAAAAAAGAGAAGCAATAAATTGCTTCTCTTTTTGTTATAATAAGTTATTTTTTCTTGCCTTTCGTTTGCTCTTGCGTTTTCTGAGCATCCTGAGCCTTTTCCATCATTTCTCTCATTCGCTTTTGGAACTTTCCTTCAGCTTTAGGCTTTTCTTTGTTGGCCTGAATTTGAGCATGAATTTTCTTTTCATCCAGAATCACATACTTAATAACAAGAATAATCAAGATATTAATCGCATTCGATACAAAATAATACCAAGATAAACCTGAAGCAGAAGTGTTAAGGAAGAATAAGAATGTAATCGGGAAGATATACATAATCACTTTCATATTTGGCATTCCCTCCTGTTGTGGCTGCTGCATATTTCCTGAAGTCATTACTGTATAGATTAAAATCACAATGGTACATGCAATCGCAAAAACACTTAAGTGATCTCCTAAGAAAGGAACATTAAATGGTAATTTAATTAAATCATCATATGCTGTAAGATCTTTTGCAAACCAGAACCCTTGTCCTCTTAAGTCGATAAAGTTCGGAAAGAATCTAAATAATGCATAGAAAATAGGAATCTGTACCAATGCCGGAAGACATCCCGCCATTTGATTTACGCCTGCCTTTCTGTAGATTTCCATCGTAGCCTGTTGCTTTTTCATAGGATCTGCATCCTTGAATTTTGCATTAGCTTCATCAATCTCCGGACGAATTACCTTCATCATGGCACTCAATTTATGCTGCTTATACATAATTGGTGATAAAATCAACTTCACAATAATGGTCATTAGGAAAATTACCCAACCTGCAGATATTCCCCAGCTCGCAATAATACTGTATAACCACATGAAGAAATAACGGTTCATTGCACCAATGAAAGACCAACCTAAAGGTAAAATTTCGTCAAAATTTTTGTCGTAAGATTTTAATAAAGGCAAATCTAATGGCATGAAATACCATGTAAAATCTTGATTCAACTCACTTCCCTGCATCTGAACAAAACCTTCAAAATTAAGCTTCTTCAAATACTCACCTTCTTCAATACCTTCTTGATTTCCTTTACTGTGGGTAAACCCGTTTTTAGCTTCAATTACTGATGAGAAAAACTGCTGTTTTACACCGATCCAATTAAGGGTTTCTTTTTCCTCATTCATCTCTGTTCTGCCATCATAATCATAATCTTTATAATTATTAAATGCATACGCAAATTCTGAATGGGTTTGCTCCTGAGCTCTACCTTTTTCAAGGTTTCTCACTCGGTAATCCCAAATAAAATCTGCTTTATTATCAGAAGTTACATTCGCTAGACCTTGAGTTCTTACTTTAAAATCTAAAGTATATTGATCTTTAAGCTCTGCTTTAGGATTATTATTAATCGTATAAATAAACTGAATGGTTGCACCGTTGTAATTTGCCGTTAACGTAACAGAATTACCATTAACAACCGGAGAAAACACCAAATCTTTGGTATTAACCGTTTTTCCTGTTTTATCTTTAAACTGAAAACCGTAGCTCGAATTATTCTTAGTAATCAAATTAAGCGGAAGATCTGCCTTATCGGTTTTGCGATCATATGCTTTGTACTTTAAGAGTTCAACTTTTGAAACCTGACCTCCCAAACTTGAAAACTCAAGGCTTAACTCGTTGTTTGCCAAATTGGAAACCTGAATTGCATTCGGGGTTACATTGGGATTGATATCGGCTGCCGGAGTTGGTTTTACGGGATTTTTTGCTTGTTCTGTTTTCTGCTGCTCAGCTTTCAGCTTTTCTTCTTCCTGTTGATTATTCTGAAAATAAAACATGAATCCGAAAAGGACCAAACATAAAACCGCAAAACTAATAATCTGACTTTTATCGAGTCCTTTGTTCTCTTGCATTTTATTTTTATTAAAATTTTTTAAATATTTATTTTATAACATTTCAAATAATTTCAAGTTTAAATTATTTGAAACATTAAGAAAAATAAGTTTTAAAGATTAATTAAGAAATATCTAAAGATATTTTAAGCATATTGCTTAAAATTCGCTTGCGAAACCTTAACAATTCTTTTATTCTTAAATGCCTTAATGTTTTAAAAACTAAAACATATTTACATTGATAGCATTGCTATATTTTAGAGTCGACAAAAATACTGTTTTTTTATCAAAACTCTACAGTATAATGTGTTACTATATAATAAACTCAGACTGATTATTCTCAGTCTGAGTTTATATATAACGTTTATAATTTGATAATTACTTTAGATTCAAACCTTATCGGTTTAAAAAACCTGTAAGTCATCACCATCCAAAAGGTTTTATCAATTAATTTTCTTATTAATTTTTCTCACAAGCCTTAATAAAAGCTTTGAATAAAGGATGCGGAGTTGCCACCGTACTCTTGTATTCTGGGTGATATTGTACTCCCACGTAGAAAGGATGATCTGTCATTTCAAGGGCTTCCACCAATCCTGTTTCAGGGTTTGTCCCGGTAGCTAAGAAACCATTTTTTTCGAATTCTTGAAGATAATCACTGTTGAATTCATAACGGTGACGGTGTCTTTCAGAAATATTTTTAGCTCCGTAAATTTCATATAGCTTAGAAGCATTTTTCAATGAACATTTCCAAGCACCAAGACGCATGGTACCTCCTTTATCTACAACATTTTTCTGCTCTTCCATGATAGAGATTACAGGATCTGGTGTAGACGTATCAAATTCCATTGAGTTTGCTTTTGAGTGCCCAAGAACATTTCTGGCAAATTCAATCGTCATAATCTGCATTCCTAAACAAATCCCTAACATCGGAACTTTATTTTCTCTTGCGTATTGAGCCGTAAGAACTTTACCTTCAATTCCTCTGTCACCAAAACCTGGGGCAACAAGAATCCCATCAACACCTTGTAAAGTTTCTTTAATATTTTCTGCAGTAATCTCTCCACTGTATACCCATCTTACTTTCACTTCAGTCTCAAGACTTGCCCCTGCATGTTTGAAAGCTTCAGCAATAGAAATATAAGAATCTTGTAGAGAAATATATTTTCCTACTAATGCAATTTCTACCGTTCTTTTAGGATTTTTGAATTTTTTAAGGAAAGTTTTCCAATCTTTAAGGTCAGCTTCTTTGTCATTTTTAAGATCTAATTCTTTTAGAACTACATCATCAAAATTCTGCTTTTGAAGGTACATCGGAACTTCATAGATAGTTTCCAAATCTTTACATTCAATTACATTATCCAAAGAAACGTTACAGAATTGAGCTAATTTTGCTCTCTGATCTTTTGGAATATTGTGCTCTGTTCTACATACTAAAACATCTGCCATAATTCCGCTTTCCATCAATTGACGAACAGAATGTTGAGAAGGTTTAGTTTTCAATTCCCCACTTGAAGCCAAATATGGCAACAAAGTAAGGTGAATTACCATAGAATTATTCTCTCCCAATTCCCATTTCAACTGACGTACAGTTTCAATGTATGGTAAAGACTCAATATCTCCTACAGTTCCACCGATCTCAGTAATGATGATATCGTAGTTCTGCTTAGATAGCATTTTAATTCTACGTTTAATTTCGTTGGTAATATGAGGGATTACCTGCACTGTTTTTCCAAGGAAATCTCCTTTTCTTTCTTTATCAATTACAGTTTGGTAGATTTTCCCAGTGGTAACGTTGTTGTTTTGAGAAGTAGGAGCATCAAGATAACGCTCATAGTGCCCTAAATCCAAATCCGTCTCTGCGCCATCTTCGGTCACATAGCATTCTCCGTGTTCATAAGGGTTTAATGTTCCTGGGTCGATGTTAATATAAGGATCCAGTTTTTGAATGGTTACATTAAAGCCGCGTGATTTTAGTAGAAGTCCCAGAGAAGCAGAAACGATTCCCTTTCCCAAAGATGAAGTTACACCTCCTGTCACAAAGATGTACTTTGTATTCTTTTTACTCATTAGATTAGGTTTGTGCAAAGTTAGGGGAAAAAGAAAAGCAAAGCAATTTTGTTTACCTTTTAAATTTTAAAATATTGATTTCCTTCATCAAAAACACTATTCCAGGCGGTAAAAACTAGCCTTAAAGTTTCTATTAAAAATAAAAAGGTTTCTCAAAAATCATTTTGAGAAACCTTTCACTTAAACCAAATTATATATAAAAATTATTATTTCACTAATTCTAAAAACAGACTT
Encoded proteins:
- a CDS encoding YihY/virulence factor BrkB family protein encodes the protein MLKEIKFFWETVKATFTEWNNSSASNDSASLAYYAIFSIPGLLIIIIWIAGYFFGEEAIRGQISTQISGLMGQDVAKSIQDMIAGALIDKENIFMKIVGVGSLVYGSTTLFFQLQKSLNNLWDVEAAPKKALVKFLLDRANSLGMILILGFLLMITMVLSSLIGLFNNFITTYFGLETYIIVEIINFTVGFLVIVVLFALMFKVLPDVEISWKSVWKGALLTAVLFTLGKFLLSLYFGQFKPTSAFGTAGTVILIMMWINYSCMLIFFGAEFTKVYTYRKGYKIVPSKHAKWSSAKLYRDSQNETRISNQKNETPKFSNSDV
- the argS gene encoding arginine--tRNA ligase, translated to MNIKDILEQKLADVILNVYQLKDINLEIQENKTEFEGDFTIVTFPLVKQLKKNPESIGVELGEALTTQTELLESFNVVKGFLNVKVQNQFFVDQFTSVTEGFSTIEKKNATVMVEYSSPNTNKPLHLGHIRNNLLGFSVAQILEEAGYDVLKAQIINDRGIHICKSMLAWEKFGNGETPATHHIKGDKFVGNYYVKFDQEYKKEIAALIEQGLSEDQAKKEAPLMKEAQQMLLDWENGDEKVRSLWAEMNSWVYEGFNQTYSRLGVSFDQIQYESNTYILGKDLIQEGLDKGVLYKKEDGSVWCDLTEDGLDEKLLLRSDGTSVYMTQDLGTAVERFKENNIQKLIYTVGNEQDYHFQVLFKILGKLGYEWANQLYHLSYGMVELPNGKMKSREGTVVDADDLMQDMFDIAKSKSEELGKLENFTEEEKNENYENVGIGALKYFMLKVDPKKKMLFNPEESIDFNGNTGPFIQYTFARIQSLLAKANFEYKEINDIELNQSEKELIMQLANYKGIVEKAAEVLSPALVANYLYDLVKSYNSFYQSNPILKTEDENLKQFRLNLSDLTAKTIKKSLSLLGIGTVNRM
- a CDS encoding SusD/RagB family nutrient-binding outer membrane lipoprotein, translated to MKKIAIILSVAAFSMISNSCSDKFDEIDINPNSTDKPLTYGIFNSANKELMDNTRDEWQSGRIVLPWVQYSAQTGYTEEDRYQYRLSTGVSLWSFSYRVAQDYKQIIDLNTNPATKVQMVTYGPNENQIAASRIMLSYVFLTLADSFGDIPYYSFGNQDADFQALNIDVTLQPKFASQKKVYTDILKELKEASEMIDTNEVVFTQGDALFGSGEKLKKFANSLRLRVATRVKGVIPSAQTHINEAIASGVMTSNADNVGLTYENNLVNPSPLFNDFRERSDFAISKTFINLLKGTTGNFGLDKRLFKYASPVGATQTMILNNAVTESTNPADYNGMPYGIPSSLTASQTASANFFSTNILKPAYTEILMEYSEVQFLLAEANGWSQANYTNGVRASMERWGVPVVDITAYINNLPPASQQNVLTQKYIALFMQPYEAWAEYRRTGYPNTLLLPGQTANLNVATTGGQTTYTFTSLIAGLTDLPTRLFYPTSVQTLNTTNYQAAASAIGGDKMNTKLIWDIN